A genome region from Myroides fluvii includes the following:
- a CDS encoding KdsC family phosphatase, producing MSKHFKEIMNDITTFILDVDGVLTDGKVHVTNNGDLLRIMSIKDGYAIKAALENGYRVCIISGGSNEGVKTRLNNLGVKDIFLGVSNKVEIFKKYCADHNLQAAEILYMGDDIPDYHVMQQVALPTAPQDASPEIKRISRYISHKNGGEGAVREVIEQVMKTQQKWFQHFDAKYD from the coding sequence ATGTCTAAACACTTTAAAGAAATCATGAACGATATTACTACATTCATATTGGATGTAGATGGCGTTTTAACAGACGGAAAAGTTCACGTTACCAACAATGGCGATTTATTGAGAATCATGAGTATCAAAGACGGGTATGCGATTAAAGCTGCCCTAGAAAATGGTTATCGCGTATGTATCATCTCTGGCGGAAGTAACGAAGGTGTAAAAACAAGATTAAACAATTTAGGCGTAAAAGACATCTTTTTAGGTGTTTCCAACAAAGTGGAAATCTTCAAAAAGTACTGTGCTGATCACAATCTCCAAGCAGCTGAAATTTTATATATGGGAGACGATATACCTGATTACCACGTGATGCAACAAGTTGCACTACCTACAGCCCCACAAGATGCCTCTCCTGAAATTAAGCGTATTTCGCGCTATATCTCACACAAAAATGGCGGTGAAGGCGCTGTACGTGAAGTAATCGAACAAGTGATGAAAACCCAACAAAAATGGTTTCAACACTTTGATGCTAAATACGATTAA